Proteins from a genomic interval of Gemmatimonadota bacterium:
- a CDS encoding radical SAM protein: MNLSPSAAPPSAARSVPAPGAPDGCRPAYLDLSPAELRERAQAALDGLACCRACPRNCEVNRLEDRWAACKTGRYAVVGSYFPHFGEEDCLRGWNGSGTIFFSHCNLRCVFCQNYDISQAVKPGTATPGMRPERIAGMMLELQARGCHNINFVTPEHVVPQVLEALVVAVERGLRLPIVYNTSAYDALESLRLMQGVVDIYMPDFKYWSAERSRSYMKAEDYPEAARAAIKEMHRQVGELVVGDDGLARRGLIVRHLVMPGCLDETRAILEWIAAKLGPDTYVNLMDQYYPAGKVSAEKYPELNRRLAPAEFYQAERIAQQVGLRRLDQRRPHPLLLRRLALF; this comes from the coding sequence ATGAACCTATCGCCCTCCGCCGCACCGCCCTCCGCCGCCCGGAGCGTCCCCGCCCCGGGCGCGCCCGACGGCTGCCGGCCGGCCTACCTGGACCTCTCCCCCGCCGAGCTGCGGGAGCGCGCGCAGGCGGCGCTCGACGGGCTGGCCTGCTGCCGCGCCTGCCCCCGCAACTGCGAGGTCAACCGGCTGGAGGACAGGTGGGCGGCGTGCAAGACCGGGCGCTACGCCGTGGTCGGCAGCTACTTCCCGCACTTCGGCGAGGAGGACTGCCTGCGCGGGTGGAACGGCTCGGGCACCATCTTCTTCTCGCACTGCAACCTGCGCTGCGTGTTCTGCCAGAACTACGACATCAGCCAGGCGGTCAAGCCGGGCACGGCCACGCCGGGCATGCGGCCCGAGCGCATTGCCGGCATGATGCTCGAGCTGCAGGCGCGCGGCTGCCACAACATCAACTTCGTCACGCCCGAGCACGTGGTGCCGCAGGTGCTGGAGGCGCTGGTGGTCGCGGTCGAGCGGGGGCTGCGGCTGCCCATTGTCTACAACACCAGCGCCTACGACGCGCTCGAGAGCCTGCGCCTCATGCAGGGCGTGGTCGACATCTACATGCCCGACTTCAAGTACTGGAGCGCGGAGCGCAGCCGGAGCTACATGAAGGCGGAGGACTACCCGGAGGCGGCGCGCGCGGCCATCAAGGAGATGCACCGGCAGGTGGGAGAGCTGGTGGTGGGCGACGACGGGCTCGCCCGCCGCGGCCTGATCGTGCGCCACCTGGTCATGCCCGGCTGCCTGGACGAGACCCGCGCCATCCTCGAGTGGATCGCCGCCAAGCTGGGGCCGGACACCTATGTCAACCTCATGGACCAGTACTACCCGGCCGGGAAGGTCAGCGCCGAGAAGTACCCGGAGCTGAACCGCCGGCTCGCGCCCGCCGAGTTCTACCAGGCGGAGCGGATCGCGCAGCAGGTGGGGCTCCGCCG